Proteins encoded by one window of Rhodamnia argentea isolate NSW1041297 chromosome 6, ASM2092103v1, whole genome shotgun sequence:
- the LOC115749401 gene encoding T-complex protein 1 subunit epsilon encodes MALAFDEFGRPFIILKEQEQKTRLRGLDAQKANISAGKAVARILRTSLGPKGMDKMLQSPDGDVTITNDGATILEQMDVDNQIAKLMVELSRSQDYEIGDGTTGVVVMAGALLEQAEKLLERGIHPIRIAEGYELASRIAVEHLERIAQKFEFGLSNTESLVQTCMTTLSSKIVNRCKRDLADIAVKAVLAVADLERRDVNLDLIKVEGKVGGKLEETELIYGIIVDKDMSHPQMPKRIEDAKIAILTCPFEPPKPKTKHKVDIDTVEKFQNLRQQEQKYFDDMVQKCKDVGATLVICQWGFDDEANHLLMHRNLPAVRWVGGVELELIAIATGGRIVPRFQELTPEKLGKAGLVREKSFGTTKDRMLYIEHCANSRAVTIFIRGGNKMMIEETKRSIHDALCVARNLIRNNYIVYGGGSAEISCSIAVEAAADRYPGVEQYAIRGFADALDAIPMALAENSGLQPIETLSAVKSQQIKENNPFCGIDCNDAGTNDMREQFVFETLIGKQQQILLATQVVKMILKIDDVISPSDY; translated from the exons ATGGCGTTGGCGTTCGACGAGTTCGGGAGGCCCTTCATAATACTGAAGGAGCAGGAGCAGAAGACGAGGTTGAGAGGCCTCGATGCTCAGAAGGCTAACATCTCCGCCGGCAAAGCCGTTGCTCGCATCCTGCGGACCTCGCTGGGTCCCAAGGGGATGGACAAGATGCTCCAGAGCCCCGATGGCGACGTCACCATCA CAAATGATGGCGCCACAATTTTGGAGCAGATGGATGTTGACAACCAAATCGCAAAACTGATGGTTGAATTATCTCGCAGTCAAGATTATGAAATTGGTGATGGCACCACTGGTGTTGTTGTCATGGCTGGTGCGCTTCTTGAGCAGGCTGAGAAGTTATTGGAGCGTGGAATCCATCCCATTCGGATTGCAGAGGGATATGAATTGGCTTCAAGAATTGCTGTTGAACATCTAGAGCGTATTGcccaaaaatttgaatttggattaTCAAACACAGAGTCTCTTGTTCAAACTTGCATGACTACTTTATCTTCAAAAAT CGTTAACCGTTGCAAGCGGGATTTGGCTGATATTGCAGTTAAAGCAGTTCTTGCGGTAGCAGATTTAGAGAGAAGAGATGTAAATTTAGATTTGATAAAGGTGGAAGGAAAAGTGGGAGGAAAGCTTGAAGAGACAGAGCTCATATATGGAATTATTGTGGACAAGGACATGAGCCACCCGCAGATGCCCAAGAGAATTGAAGATGCAAAGATTGCTATCCTGACGTGTCCATTTGAGCCACCTAAGCCGAAGACCAAACATAAGGTGGACATCGATACAGTCGAAAAGTTTCAGAATTTACGTCAGCAAGAGCAGAAGTATTTTGACGACATGGTTCAAAAGTGCAAG GATGTGGGTGCAACCTTGGTCATCTGTCAGTGGGGATTTGATGATGAAGCCAATCACCTTTTAATGCATAGGAACTTACCTGCTGTCCGCTGGGTCGGAGGTGTAGAGTTAGAGCTTATAGCCATAGCCACAG GCGGAAGAATTGTGCCAAGATTCCAAGAGTTGACCCCAGAGAAGCTTGGAAAG gcTGGACTGGTGCGAGAAAAATCCTTTGGTACTACAAAGGATCGGATGCTTTACATTGAGCATTGTGCAAATTCAAGGGCTGTCACCATTTTCATTCGAGGAG GTAACAAAATGATGATTGAAGAGACCAAGCGCAGCATCCATGATGCACTTTGTGTGGCTAGGAATCTCATACGGAATAATTATATTGTGTATGGTGGTGGTTCAGCTGAAATCTCATGCTCAATTGCCGTTGAGGCAGCTGCAGATAGGTATCCTGGCGTTGAACAG TATGCAATCAGAGGATTTGCGGATGCCTTGGATGCAATCCCCATGGCGCTAGCTGAGAATAGTGGTCTACAACCTATTGAGACTCTATCTGCTGTTAAATCTCAACAAATTAAG GAGAACAATCCATTCTGTGGAATCGATTGCAATGACGCCGGAACCAATGACATGCGCGAGCAATTTGTCTTTGAGACTTTGATTGGGAAGCAACAGCAGATCTTGCTGGCAACACAAGTGgtcaaaatgattttgaaaattgacgATGTCATTTCCCCATCTGACTACTGA
- the LOC115749403 gene encoding anther-specific protein BCP1: MSPRVLFICLASIAVLGLASAAEPTTTASAPTTSSPSSSSAFAPVSDSAVGNTDDGSGDDKGDDALAAPVGSPVPAGVFPSSLDASAPGPGGSGAFRAGISASIAIAAMIGHFF; this comes from the coding sequence ATGTCTCCCAGAGTTCTCTTCATCTGCCTCGCTTCGATCGCCGTGCTCGGGTTGGCCTCGGCCGCGGAGCCTACTACCACCGCCAGTGCTCCAACCACCTCgtcgccctcctcctcctcagcaTTTGCACCGGTTTCCGATAGCGCGGTTGGCAACACGGACGACGGGTCGGGGGACGACAAAGGAGACGACGCGCTCGCGGCGCCCGTCGGCAGCCCGGTGCCCGCGGGAGTGTTTCCTTCGTCATTGGATGCGTCCGCGCCTGGCCCCGGCGGCAGCGGAGCCTTTCGAGCCGGCATCTCCGCAAGCATCGCGATCGCCGCTATGATCGGGCACTTCTTCTGA
- the LOC115749396 gene encoding oxysterol-binding protein-related protein 1D, whose amino-acid sequence MNPLCCIAPVSIDRDRSSPGQCQVGSDSVVKPVNPSSKPSISAQVSSVGAELDKSTGAAGADDSVSEARDSKVFGGNGGVSGSVVGVLYKWVNYGKGWRPRWFLLEDGVLSYYKVHGPDKVVMSPTRDNGVRVIGEESWKYMRKASWRSSNGRVGVGSLSLRKCKPFGEVHLKVSSIRASRSDDKRLSIFTGTKTLHLRCAARDDRAAWIEALGAAKDLFPRVLTSSNFAPSDEVIVSTEKLRSRLLQEGLAEVVIEDCESIMLSELSELQNQLNSLHRKHLILLDTLRRLEAEKIELETTVVDETKERDSFCGQGNGRFSDFYSVMSEGSGSESDADIESRDGVDAETDEEDNIFFDTNDFLSSEALRSASYRSKENMGSSCTADKDCFFSDRLSVIDKEIKAVEYPYVERRDDLPEPKEKEKPVGLWSIIKDNIGKDLSGVCLPVYFNEPLSSLQKCFEDFEYSYLVDHSLEWGKQGNDLMRILNVAAFAVSGYASTEGRQCKPFNPLLGETYEADYPDKGLRFFSEKVSHHPTIVACHCEGRGWKFWADSNLKGKFWGRSIQLDPVGILTLQFEDGETFHWSKVTTSIYNIILGKIYCDHYGTMRIRGSGNYSCKLKFKEQSIIDRNPHQVHGFVQDNKTGEKVAMLFGKWDEALYYVLGDPTTKPKGYDPMAEAVLLWERDKYLAKTRYNLSPFAISLNELTPGLREKLPPTDSRLRPDQRHLENGEYELANADKLRLEHIQRQARKLQEGGWQPRWFGKGDDGCYRYMGGYWEAREWTNWDGIPDIFGQNSDASPGTAEG is encoded by the exons ATGAACCCGCTGTGCTGCATTGCTCCGGTCTCGATCGATCGCGACCGGTCCAGCCCCGGCCAGTGCCAGGTCGGATCCGATTCGGTCGTGAAGCCGGTTAATCCGAGCTCGAAGCCGAGCATCTCGGCGCAGGTCTCGTCCGTCGGCGCGGAGTTGGATAAGTCGACCGGAGCTGCTGGTGCTGACGATAGCGTCTCCGAAGCTAGGGATTCGAAGGTGTTCGGCGGAAACGGTGGAGTTAGTGGCAGTGTGGTCGGGGTTCTGTACAAGTGGGTGAACTACGGGAAGGGGTGGAGGCCGAGGTGGTTTTTGCTCGAGGACGGAGTGCTGTCTTATTACAAGGTTCACGGGCCGGATAAGGTTGTGATGAGCCCGACCAGAGATAACGGCGTTCGGGTGATCGGAGAGGAGTCGTGGAAGTACATGAGGAAGGCCAGTTGGAGGAGCAGTAACGGGAGGGTCGGTGTTGGGTCTTTGAGTTTGAGGAAGTGCAAGCCATTCGGCGAAGTGCATTTGAAG GTTTCATCCATTCGTGCTAGTCGGTCAGATGACAAAAGACTCTCTATATTTACGGGGACGAAAACTCTTCACTTGCGCTGTGCGGCTAGGGATGACAGAGCTGCATGGATTGAGGCACTTGGAGCagcaaaagatctttttcctagAGTTTTAACGAGCAGCAATTTTGCACCTTCTGATGAAGTCATAGTCTCAACTGAGAAGCTTCGATCGCGACTATTGCAGGAAGGGTTAGCAGAGGTGGTCATTGAAGACTGCGAGTCAATCATGCTATCTGAACTCTCTGAGCTGCAAAACCAGCTAAACTCTCTCCACCGGAAACATTTGATATTGCTAGACACGCTGAGACGCCTGGAG GCTGAGAAGATAGAGCTAGAGACAACTGTAGTGGATGAAACAAAGGAGCGTGATTCATTTTGTGGACAAGGGAATGGAAGATTCAGCG ATTTCTACTCAGTCATGTCAGAGGGATCTGGAAGTGAATCTGATGCAGATATTGAAAGCCGGGATGGAGTGGATGCCGAGACAGATGAAGAAGATAACATCTTTTTTGACACAAACGATTTTTTGTCTTCTGAAGCTTTAAGAAGTGCTTCTTACCGCAGTAAAGAAAACATGGGCAGTTCTTGTACAGCTGACAAAGATTGTTTCTTTTCGGATCGTTTGAGTGTCATTGACAAAGAGATTAAGGCAGTTGAGTATCCATATGTTGAAAGGAGGGATGATTTACCTGAaccaaaggagaaggagaagcccGTTGGTCTATGGTCAATTATCAAGGACAATATTGGAAAGGATCTATCTGGGGTTTGTCTCCCTGTTTATTTTAATGAACCTCTCTCCTCGTTGCAGAAGTGCTTTGAAGATTTCGAATACTCTTACTTGGTTGATCATTCACTGGAATGGGGAAAACAG GGTAATGACTTGATGAGAATCCTAAATGTAGCTGCTTTTGCTGTGTCAGGCTATGCATCAACAGAAGGAAGGCAGTGCAAACCATTCAATCCTCTCCTTGGAGAGACCTATGAAGCTGACTATCCAGACAAAGGACTCCGCTTTTTCTCTGAGAAG GTGAGTCACCACCCAACAATTGTTGCTTGTCACTGTGAAGGAAGAGGCTGGAAATTTTGGGCAGATTCCAATCTCAAGGGCAAGTTTTGGGGACGTTCTATTCAGCTTGATCCTGTGGGTATCCTCACCCTGCAGTTTGAGGATGGTGAGACGTTTCACTGGAGCAAGGTCACAACTTCCATTTACAACATCATACTTGGTAAAATCTATTGTGACCACTATGGGACAATGCGCATTAGGGGCAGCGGCAACTATTCCTGCAAGCTCAAGTTCAAGGAGCAGTCCATCATAGATCGAAATCCCCACCAG GTTCATGGGTTTGTGCAAGATAATAAAACTGGGGAGAAGGTAGCCATGTTGTTTGGAAAGTGGGATGAGGCGCTGTACTATGTGCTGGGGGATCCAACGACAAAACCTAAAGGGTATGATCCAATGGCAGAAGCAGTTTTATTATGGGAAAGAGACAAGTATCTCGCCAAGACAAGATACAATTTGTCCCCTTTTGCAATATCCCTAAATGAGCTCACACCAGGCTTACGAGAGAAACTGCCCCCAACTGATTCAAGGTTGAGACCTGATCAGAGACACTTAGAAAACGGGGAATATGAGTTGGCAAATGCCGATAAGTTAAGACTCGAACATATACAGAGACAG GCAAGAAAGTTACAGGAGGGAGGTTGGCAACCACGATGGTTTGGGAAGGGTGACGACGGATGTTATCGCTACATGGGTGGGTATTGGGAAGCTCGAGAGTGGACAAACTGGGATGGAATACCCGACATATTCGGCCAAAATTCTGATGCTTCACCCGGCACCGCGGAAGGATAG